TagcacatattttttttacgcGCTGAAAGTTTCTTTGGAAGTTCACTTCGCAATTTCTGTCGTCAGTCTTAAAAAGTGCTTAAATTTAGATTCTGAAAGCAGAGctcaaaaatattcaaattttttgccAATATTCAGATTTAATTTATGCATGTCGATGTCTTTTCACTAAAGAGACATGCATTCTTTATAtacaacttatatttatatccaAAGAACATTCTTTATAtccaacttttatttatatacaaaaaattatatcttataatccaaatttatatctatatccaaaaacttattattatatccAAAACTATATCATTTTTATCCAAAAGAGAGTCTTATAATATTGTtcgtgttgttacttttttaattttttaactaaaccaatagcaaaattaaaaaaactataaaatgcgAAATGAATTCCTGATTTTGCATTTAAGGTTCTTATCGCTATGTTAGAGTAACAAACTTTTGATtggaaatttttatgaaaaatgtatGTTCAAATAAAATACTTCTTAAGTAATAAACTTgtaatttattgtttagaaaaagaagCTTTGACATGGATTTCTTCATTGGTTCCTGATGCTCAACTTGAAAATACGTCTGGAATGGAAGCaacacacaaaaaattaaaagatggtATCATTCTTTGCAAGCTAATAAATGCTCTAGAAAACGATTctgttaaaaagataaatgacggaaaaatggttttcaaacaaatgGAAAACATCAGTAACTTCTTAGAAGCATGCAGCAGGTATGGGTTAAGCAAAACTGATCTTTTTCAAACTGTAGATTTGTTTGAAGCTGCAAATATGACGCAGGTTATTCAAACTATTCACGCACTTGGAAGAAAAGCTAAATCAAAAGGAGCACCTGGTATTGGACCAAAAGAATCCAATAAAAATGTTCGAGAGTTTACGGAAGATCAGCTCCGAGCCGGCCAAGGTGTAATTGGACTTCAAATGGGATCCAATAAAGGAGCTACTCA
Above is a window of Hydra vulgaris chromosome 10, alternate assembly HydraT2T_AEP DNA encoding:
- the LOC100212224 gene encoding myophilin isoform X2, with the translated sequence MAERPTGYGLTAEVKNKISEKYCLELEKEALTWISSLVPDAQLENTSGMEATHKKLKDGIILCKLINALENDSVKKINDGKMVFKQMENISNFLEACSRYGLSKTDLFQTVDLFEAANMTQVIQTIHALGRKAKSKGAPGIGPKESNKNVREFTEDQLRAGQGVIGLQMGSNKGATQAGQNFGKTRAILD